In Oryza sativa Japonica Group chromosome 11, ASM3414082v1, the following are encoded in one genomic region:
- the LOC4350837 gene encoding notchless protein homolog, with protein MENRDQEEPGSGSGSGSVMCQLVNPEGDHLGAALYLPQNVGPPQLQEIVNHLLHNEDKLPYAFYIGDEELSVQLGAYMQQKNANVEVTLRIVYQPQAVFRIRPVNRCSATIAGHTEAVLAVSFSPDGRCLASGSGDTTVRFWDLNTQTPLFTCKGHKNWVLCIAWSPDGNHLVSGSKSGELILWDPKTGKQLGTPLTGHRKWITAVSWEPVHLQAPCRRFVSASKDGDARIWDITTRKCVIALTGHTNSVTCVKWGGDGLIYTGSEDCLIKVWETSQGKLVKTLQGHGHWVNSLALSTEYILRTGAYDHTGKTYSTADEMKEAALARYKKMRGNAPERLVSGSDDFTMFLWEPTISKQPKARMTGHQKLVNHVYFSPDGQWLASASFDKSVKLWNGITGKFVAAFRGHVADVYQISWSADSRLLLSGSKDSTLKVWDIRTHKLKQDLPGHADEVYAVDWSPDGEKVASGGKDRVLKLWMN; from the exons ATGGAGAACCGAGATCAGGAGGAgcccggcagcggcagcggcagcggaagCGTGATGTGCCAGCTCGTCAATCCCGAGGGAgaccacctcggcgccgccctcTACCTGCCGCAGAACGTCGGCCCGCCGCAGCTTCAGGAGATCGTCAACCATCTTCTCCACAAC GAGGACAAGTTGCCCTATGCATTCTACATCGGAGATGAAGAGCTATCTGTCCAGCTTGGTGCTTACATGCAgcaaaaaaatg CAAATGTTGAGGTCACCCTGCGCATAGTATATCAACCACAAGCAGTTTTCCGCATCAGGCCAGTCAACCGATGCTCTGCTACAATTGCTG GCCATACAGAAGCCGTATTAGCTGTCTCTTTCAGCCCTGATGGAAGATGTTTGGCTAGTGGTTCAGGTGACACCACTGTTCGGTTTTGGGATCTGAACACGCAGACCCCATTGTTCACATGCAAAG GCCACAAAAACTGGGTGCTCTGCATTGCATGGTCACCTGATGGGAACCATCTTGTTAGTGGAAGCAAGTCAGGGGAgcttatattatgggacccaAAAACAGGCAAACAATTGGGCACTCCACTTACG GGGCATAGAAAATGGATTACTGCTGTATCTTGGGAGCCAGTTCATTTGCAAGCTCCCTGCCGCCGTTTTGTAAGTGCAAGTAAGGATGGTGACGCACGTATTTGGGATATTACCACAAGGAAGTGCGTTATTGCCCTTACAGGTCACACTAATTCGGTGACCTGTGTCAAGTGGGGTGGAGACGGTTTGATTTACACTGG TTCTGAAGATTGCTTAATCAAAGTCTGGGAAACTTCTCAGGGAAAGTTGGTCAAAACACTGCAG GGTCATGGGCACTGGGTCAATTCACTTGCTTTGAGCACCGAGTATATTTTGCGCACTGGGGCTTATGACCATACTGGCAAAACATATTCAACTGCAGATGAAATgaaggag GCAGCCCTTGCAAGATACAAGAAGATGAGGGGCAATGCGCCTGAGAGACTAGTATCAGGTTCTGATGATTTTACTATGTTTCTCTGGGAACCAACAATTAGTAAACAGCCCAAAGCTCGCATGACTGGTCATCAAAAG CTCGTAAACCATGTCTACTTCTCTCCTGATGGGCAGTGGTTGGCCAGTGCCTCCTTTGACAAATCTGTCAAGTTATGGAACGGTATTACAGGCAAATTCGTTGCAGCTTTCAGAGGACATGTTGCAGATGTCTACCAGATCAG CTGGTCTGCCGACAGTAGGCTTCTACTCAGTGGAAGCAAGGATTCCACCCTAAAG GTTTGGGATATTCGAACACACAAGTTGAAACAGGACTTGCCAGGCCACGCAGATGAG GTGTATGCTGTGGATTGGAGCCCTGACGGTGAGAAGGTTGCATCTGGTGGGAAAGACAGGGTCCTCAAGCTTTGGATGAACTAG
- the LOC4350839 gene encoding uncharacterized protein, producing MGAAASTNKQPSPPANENMEEEAEAGGDRCCWSWLPEDVLLTVMGFMEVPDVVRSGAACSAWRAAAAAFRRLRLSTPRQPPCLLYACDAYGPDAAALYSPSTAATFCVPFRIPRAVAGAAHGWLFATDDEANPYLVNPVTGARATLPPITTLDRVRSRETLVVGGGGGVVYGVDVSPTVGENIRHITAERARDWMFRRVAVSGSPSAAAGCVVLLVHMPFSELSFARPGDARWTSLSGVAELSFARAPNMAMVGDWGSILAMGELHHRQYWTSIVHNHKNGLFYLLRHCGSIFSLDLTGGGAASSSSPSPVARTVLSSPSPHQYSSGPKPTQYLAVTPRGELLRVTRRWHQTAIVAPPDASNGRWHVEHAVATTGVEVEEIRTPPPPPLATAASTATAISVAGLGGCGDVALFLGKSSAACIPTEGFPMLRPNCAYLTDDAGGDVVRSPAARRDFGVWDFGSGRLQRLGDVWPLHHPWLYSPSPIWITPSLY from the coding sequence atgGGAGCAGCCGCCTCGACGAACAAGCAGCCGTCTCCTCCGGCCAATGAGAATATGGAAGAAGAAGCCGAAGCCGGCGGAGATCGTTGCTGCTGGTCGTGGTTGCCGGAGGACGTCCTGCTGACCGTGATGGGGTTCATGGAGGTCCCCGACGTCGTCCGCTCTGGAGCCGCGTGCTCCGCGTggcgcgctgccgccgcggccttccgccgcctccgcctctcgaCGCCGCGGCAGCCGCCGTGCCTGCTCTACGCCTGCGACGCCTAcggccccgacgccgccgcgctctaCTCCCCCTCGACGGCCGCCACCTTCTGCGTGCCCTTCCGCATCCCGCGCGCCGTCGCGGGCGCGGCGCACGGGTGGCTGTTCGCCACCGACGACGAGGCCAACCCGTACCTCGTCAACCCCGTCACCGGCGCCCGGGCCACGCTGCCGCCGATCACGACCCTCGACCGCGTGAGGAGCCGCGagaccctcgtcgtcggcggcggcggcggcgtcgtgtaCGGCGTCGATGTCTCCCCGACCGTCGGGGAGAATATACGGCACATCACCGCGGAGCGAGCGCGCGACTGGATGTTCCGCCGTGTCGCCGTCTCCGGCagcccttccgccgccgccgggtgcgTCGTCCTGCTCGTGCACATGCCGTTCTCGGAGCTCTCCTTCGCCAGGCCGGGCGACGCGCGCTGGACCTCGCTCTCCGGCGTCGCGGAGCTCTCGTTCGCCAGGGCACCCAACATGGCCATGGTGGGCGACTGGGGCTCGATCCTCGCCATGGGGGAGCTCCATCACCGCCAGTACTGGACCAGCATCGTCCACAACCACAAGAACGGGCTCTTCTACCTGCTGCGCCACTGCGGCTCCATCTTCTCCCTagacctcaccggcggcggcgcggcgtcgtcgtcgtctccgtctcCGGTAGCGCGAACCGTCctgagctcgccgtcgccgcatcAGTACTCCTCTGGTCCCAAACCCACACAGTACCTCGCCGTCACGCCGCGCGGCGAGCTCCTGCGCGTGACGCGGCGGTGGCACCAGACGGCGATCGTCGCTCCGCCGGACGCCTCCAACGGCAGGTGGCACGTGGAGCACGCCGTCGCCACGACGGGCGTCGAGGTCGAGGAGatccgcacgccgccgccgccgccgctcgccacggcggcgtcgacggcgacggcgatcagCGTGGCGGGGctcggcggctgcggcgacgtGGCGCTCTTCCTCGGGAAGAGCTCCGCGGCGTGCATCCCGACCGAGGGCTTCCCCATGCTAAGGCCGAACTGCGCGTACCTgaccgacgacgccggcggcgacgtggtccggtcgccggcggcgaggcgggactTCGGCGTCTGGGACTTCGGGAGCGGGAGGCTGCAGAGGCTTGGTGACGTGTGGCCGCTTCATCACCCGTGGCTGTATTCTCCTTCTCCGATTTGGATTACGCCTTCTCTTTATTAG